One genomic region from Jilunia laotingensis encodes:
- the atpD gene encoding F0F1 ATP synthase subunit beta yields MSQIIGHISQVIGPVVDVYFEGADAELILPSIHDALEIKRANGKILIVEVQQHIGENTVRTVAMDSTDGLQRGMKVYPTGGPITMPVGEQIKGRLMNVVGDSIDGMKELSREGAYSIHRDPPKFEDLTTVQEVLYTGIKVIDLLEPYSKGGKIGLFGGAGVGKTVLIQELINNIAKKHNGFSVFAGVGERTREGNDLLREMIESGVIRYGEAFKKGMEEGDWDLSKVDYDELEKSQVSLVFGQMNEPPGARASVALSGLTVAESFRDMHTKDDSPRDILFFIDNIFRFTQAGSEVSALLGRMPSAVGYQPTLATEMGAMQERITSTRYGSITSVQAVYVPADDLTDPAPATTFTHLDATTVLDRKITELGIYPAVDPLASTSRILDPHIVGQEHYEVAQRVKQILQRNKELQDIISILGMEELSDEDRTIVNRARRVQRFLSQPFAVAEQFTGVPGVMVSIDDTIKGFRMILDGDVDDLPEQAFLNVGTIEEAIEKGKKLLEQAKD; encoded by the coding sequence ATGTCACAGATTATCGGACATATTTCTCAGGTTATCGGCCCTGTCGTTGATGTATATTTTGAAGGTGCAGATGCTGAATTGATCTTACCAAGTATACATGATGCACTGGAAATAAAAAGGGCGAATGGCAAAATCCTGATTGTAGAAGTACAACAACACATTGGTGAAAACACGGTGAGAACCGTTGCGATGGATAGTACTGATGGATTACAGCGTGGTATGAAGGTATATCCGACAGGTGGTCCGATTACCATGCCTGTAGGTGAGCAAATCAAAGGTAGATTGATGAATGTTGTCGGTGACTCCATAGATGGCATGAAAGAACTCAGTCGTGAAGGAGCTTATTCTATTCACCGCGATCCCCCTAAATTTGAAGATTTGACTACTGTACAAGAAGTGCTTTATACCGGTATTAAAGTGATCGATTTGCTGGAACCCTATTCAAAGGGAGGTAAGATCGGTCTTTTTGGTGGTGCTGGTGTTGGTAAGACGGTACTTATACAGGAGTTAATCAATAATATAGCTAAAAAACATAATGGCTTTTCTGTTTTTGCCGGAGTGGGAGAACGTACCCGTGAAGGTAATGACTTGCTTCGCGAAATGATTGAATCGGGAGTTATCCGCTATGGCGAAGCTTTTAAGAAAGGAATGGAGGAAGGAGATTGGGATCTTTCCAAGGTCGATTATGATGAATTGGAAAAATCTCAGGTATCTTTGGTGTTCGGTCAGATGAACGAGCCACCGGGTGCGCGTGCTTCGGTTGCCCTTTCGGGTTTGACGGTAGCAGAATCTTTCCGGGATATGCATACGAAAGATGACAGTCCGCGGGATATTCTATTCTTTATTGATAATATCTTCCGTTTTACGCAAGCCGGTTCCGAAGTTTCGGCATTGTTGGGGCGTATGCCTTCGGCAGTGGGTTATCAGCCTACCTTGGCTACCGAAATGGGAGCTATGCAGGAGCGCATTACTTCCACCCGTTATGGCTCTATTACTTCTGTGCAAGCGGTATATGTGCCTGCCGATGACTTGACTGACCCGGCACCTGCCACTACGTTTACCCATTTGGATGCCACTACGGTTTTGGATCGTAAAATCACAGAATTAGGTATTTATCCGGCAGTTGACCCGTTGGCTTCCACTTCACGTATTCTTGACCCCCATATTGTAGGACAGGAACATTATGAAGTTGCCCAGAGAGTAAAACAGATTCTTCAACGCAATAAAGAATTACAAGATATCATCTCTATCTTAGGTATGGAAGAGCTTTCGGATGAGGACCGTACGATTGTAAACCGTGCCCGTCGTGTGCAAAGGTTCCTTTCACAACCTTTTGCGGTTGCCGAACAGTTTACAGGCGTACCGGGAGTGATGGTTTCGATAGATGATACGATCAAAGGCTTCCGAATGATTCTGGATGGTGACGTGGACGATCTTCCCGAACAAGCTTTCCTGAATGTAGGTACGATTGAAGAAGCTATTGAAAAAGGTAAAAAATTGCTTGAACAAGCTAAAGATTAG